One genomic window of Saccharomyces cerevisiae S288C chromosome XII, complete sequence includes the following:
- the FCF2 gene encoding Fcf2p (Nucleolar protein involved in the early steps of 35S rRNA processing; interacts with Faf1p; member of a transcriptionally co-regulated set of genes called the RRB regulon; essential gene), whose product MDQSVEDLFGALRDASASLEVKNSAKEQVSLQQEDVLQIGNNDDEVEIESKFQEIETNLKKLPKLETGFDALANKKKKKNVLPSVETEDKRKPNKSDKNDNDWFTLPKPDDNMRREVQRDLLLIKHRAALDPKRHYKKQRWEVPERFAIGTIIEDKSEFYSSRMNRKERKSTILETLMGDEASNKYFKRKYNEIQEKSTSGRKAHYKKMKEMRKKRR is encoded by the coding sequence ATGGATCAAAGTGTGGAAGACTTATTTGGAGCACTAAGAGATGCTAGTGCCAGTCTAGAAGTAAAAAATTCAGCGAAGGAACAAGTTTCTCTTCAACAAGAGGATGTTTTGCAGATAGGcaataatgatgatgaagtaGAAATTGAAAGTAAATTTCAAGAGATCGAAACTAATCTTAAGAAGCTTCCTAAGTTAGAAACCGGATTTGATGCTTTAgcaaacaagaagaagaagaagaacgtCTTGCCTAGTGTGGAGACAgaagataaaagaaaacccaACAAGAGCGACAAAAACGATAATGACTGGTTTACCTTACCAAAGCCAGATGATAACATGCGTCGTGAAGTTCAACGAGATTTATTGCTGATTAAACATAGAGCTGCTCTTGATCCAAAGAGACATTATAAGAAGCAACGTTGGGAGGTGCCAGAGAGGTTTGCTATTGGTACCATAATTGAAGACAAGAGTGAGTTTTATAGTAGTCGTATGAACAGGAAGGAAAGAAAGTCGACTATTTTGGAAACACTCATGGGTGATGAAGCTTCTAATAAGTATTTCAAGCGTAAATACAACGAAATTCAGGAGAAATCTACGAGCGGTAGGAAGGCACattacaagaaaatgaaagagatGAGAAAGAAGCGGAGGTGA
- the RPS0B gene encoding 40S ribosomal protein uS2 RPS0B (Protein component of the small (40S) ribosomal subunit; RPS0B has a paralog, RPS0A, that arose from the whole genome duplication; required for maturation of 18S rRNA along with Rps0Ap; deletion of either RPS0 gene reduces growth rate, deletion of both genes is lethal; homologous to human ribosomal protein SA and bacterial S2), translated as MSLPATFDLTPEDAQLLLAANTHLGARNVQVHQEPYVFNARPDGVHVINVGKTWEKLVLAARIIAAIPNPEDVVAISSRTYGQRAVLKFAAHTGATPIAGRFTPGSFTNYITRSFKEPRLVIVTDPRLDAQAIKEASYVNIPVIALTDLDSPSEFVDVAIPCNNRGKHSIGLIWYLLAREVLRLRGALVDRTQPWSIMPDLYFYRNPEEVEQVAEEAAAAEEGEEEEVKEEVTEGQAEATEWAEENADNVEW; from the exons ATGTCTTTACCAGCTACTTTTGATTTGACTCCAGAGGATGCCCAACTTTTGTTGGCCGCTAACACCCATTTAGGTGCTAGAAACGTTCAA gTCCACCAAGAACCATACGTTTTCAATGCTAGACCAGATGGTGTTCACGTTATCAATGTTGGTAAGACCTGGGAAAAGTTGGTTTTGGCTGCTAGAATTATTGCTGCCATTCCAAACCCAGAAGATGTTGTTGCCATCTCTTCCAGAACCTACGGTCAAAGAGCTGTCTTGAAATTTGCTGCTCACACTGGTGCTACTCCAATCGCCGGTAGATTCACTCCAGGTTCTTTCACTAATTACATCACCCGTTCTTTCAAGGAACCAAGATTGGTTATTGTTACCGACCCAAGATTAGACGCTCAGGCCATTAAGGAAGCTTCTTACGTTAACATTCCAGTCATTGCTTTGACTGATTTGGACTCCCCATCTGAATTTGTTGATGTCGCCATCCCATGTAACAACAGAGGTAAGCACTCCATCGGTTTAATCTGGTACTTGTTGGCTAGAGAAGTTTTGAGACTAAGAGGTGCTTTGGTCGACAGAACTCAACCATGGTCCATCATGCCAGATTTGTACTTCTACAGAAACCCAGAAGAAGTTGAGCAAGTTGCTGAAGAAGCTGCTGCCGCTGAAgaaggtgaagaagaagaagttaaGGAAGAAGTCACTGAAGGTCAAGCTGAAGCTACTGAATGGgctgaagaaaatgcaGACAACGTTGAATGGTAA
- the EMA19 gene encoding Ema19p (Integral ER membrane protein involved in protein sorting; component of ER-SURF, a pathway involved in retrieving mitochondrial membrane protein precursors and rerouting them to the mitochondrial translocation system; promotes the proteolytic degradation of non-productive mitochondrial precursor proteins suggesting involvement in quality control during protein import; GFP-fusion protein localizes to the ER; member of a conserved family of ER proteins including human homolog TMEM97), producing the protein MKLGHREQQFYLWYFIVHIPITIFIDSSVVIPAKWQLGIAQKVVSDHIAKQHDFLLSEKPEWLYWFVVLELVLQLPLFVYFVNKFWNSSELQVNTNSRLKKWLRIYGWNASLTTLICIVVIFKRGYIPYDVLKTSLSMTQKCQLASVYLPTFLIPLRLCFV; encoded by the coding sequence ATGAAGCTAGGACATCGTGAGCAACAATTCTACTTGTGGTACTTCATCGTTCACATTCCCATCACCATATTCATCGACTCATCAGTGGTTATTCCCGCTAAATGGCAACTAGGGATTGCGCAAAAGGTTGTTAGTGATCACATCGCAAAGCAACACGATTTCCTGCTATCAGAGAAACCAGAATGGCTATACTGGTTTGTAGTCCTTGAGCTAGTTCTGCAACTACCCCTTTTCGTCTATTTCGTCAATAAATTCTGGAATTCAAGCGAATTACAAGTTAATACAAATAGCAGATTGAAAAAGTGGTTGCGTATCTATGGCTGGAATGCCTCTCTAACTACCTTGATATGTATCGTTGTTATTTTCAAGCGTGGTTACATTCCTTACGATGTGCTAAAAACAAGCTTGTCCATGACCCAGAAGTGTCAGTTAGCCTCGGTGTACCTACCTACATTCCTAATTCCTTTGCGTTTGTGTTTTGTGTAG
- the OSW2 gene encoding Osw2p (hypothetical protein reputedly involved in spore wall assembly), producing the protein MEENQLTCLIVGETPAAQFLGWRLSLSNSFIILVSQYVSSDELVAWKSTKLGANFYTPNILTKDIKELHHKLKHNGANTYSIDIVLVSAISLQSFETTCRLLSDYTNDNTTVLISTDFGCELEPIAISYFGGKCKCVISISCEVECRQLSLGSYALVNDDQCVITLGLTYCDANFEASPTILENTKAASLELQGIKGSNVRRFLLGLTVAKWMKSKLILDPKQMALKMWELLIPKISLNILSIIYEQFDYEKMLENKSTEIIFKDLVKELLGICFAQCGSKIARFLLVKSQGEEEINFGKIVEYCKGKKLQLINSTANEHPEYLSLPFEPYCFYHRFEYPAQILLHQPIILAKKYGVSCSNLNFLYGFYTRLLTLSGLSINGGRCEHALSMLDSRIGGGINVASGINSGQDFTDGDNEDQDKGKNRVDKNVKEGSFISLTQRFTMTSPLGVNDPALPADLEKLYLGAEYISNCDANTSGGQKRVKSPTKADTGYDDKHLPDDTIHTFEDEYLADEDDFSCLGIDKRSSTKPTKPLEKFGVVAVPHFIRRFSIKRSSKDKSNDMKRPYTTSSLELQLRSNHFMFAKEYQDLHRQLYYEVKPRTQSELDARRRNYSELESQMWKIKHRFNIHRGALPRPRTNPYELLLDHIDVLNRGNTGDILRFTTSRYGGVDTYDSILRDQSTIMELLDKRCAYSPPVLFDNEAKERDHDRDCYQDYNHDHRSH; encoded by the exons ATGGAAGAAAACCAATTAACGTGCTTAATAG tTGGAGAAACACCAGCAGCACAATTTCTAGGATGGAGACTAAGTTTGAGCAACTCTTTTATAATACTGGTCTCGCAATATGTGTCTAGTGACGAGTTAGTTGCCTGGAAATCGACAAAACTAGGCGCCAATTTCTACACGCCAAACATTCTCACTAAGGATATTAAAGAGCTGCACCACAAATTAAAACATAACGGTGCAAATACGTATTCAATTGACATTGTGTTAGTGTCTGCAATTTCCTTACAGTCTTTCGAAACAACTTGTCGATTGTTGTCAGATTACACGAACGACAATACGACTGTGCTTATTAGCACTGATTTTGGTTGCGAACTGGAGCCCATAGCCATAAGTTATTTTGGAGGGAAGTGCAAGTGTGTTATTTCCATTTCGTGTGAGGTTGAATGCAGACAGTTATCGCTTGGATCATATGCATTGGTCAACGACGATCAATGTGTAATAACTTTGGGATTAACTTATTGTGATGCTAATTTTGAAGCAAGTCCAACCATTCTGGAAAACACGAAAGCAGCTTCGTTAGAATTGCAAGGGATTAAGGGTTCAAATGTTCGCAGGTTCCTTCTTGGATTGACCGTTGCGAAATGGATGAAATCTAAATTAATTTTGGACCCAAAACAAATGGCATTGAAAATGTGGGAATTGCTTATTCCTAAAATCTCACTTAACATCCTTTCTATCATCTATGAACAATTTGATTATGAGAAAATGTTAGAAAACAAATCCACagaaattatttttaaagatCTGGTGAAAGAGTTACTTGGAATTTGCTTTGCACAATGTGGAAGCAAAATTGCAAGGTTTTTGCTAGTAAAATCACAAGGTGAAGAAGAGATTAATTTTGGGAAAATCGTAGAATATTGCAAAGGTAAAAAACTGCAACTTATCAACTCTACGGCAAACGAACATCCGGAATATTTATCCTTACCGTTTGAGCCTTATTGTTTCTACCACCGATTTGAATATCCTGCTCAAATTCTTTTGCATCAGCCCATCATTTTGGCCAAAAAGTATGGTGTTTCGTGttcaaatttaaatttcCTATATGGATTCTATACGAGGTTACTGACACTAAGTGGGCTATCAATAAATGGTGGAAGGTGTGAGCATGCCTTGTCGATGTTGGACAGCAGGATTGGTGGTGGTATTAACGTTGCTTCAGGAATTAATAGCGGCCAAGATTTTACCGATGGTGATAACGAGGATCAAGATAAAGGCAAAAACAGAGTGGACAAAAATGTAAAGGAAGGTTCTTTCATTAGTTTAACACAACGATTCACGATGACAAGTCCACTGGGTGTCAATGATCCAGCTTTACCAGCGGACTTAGAAAAGTTGTATTTAGGTGCAGAATACATTAGCAATTGCGACGCAAATACATCTGGTGGTCAAAAACGAGTAAAATCTCCAACTAAAGCAGATACAGGCTACGATGATAAACACTTGCCTGATGATACGATACATacatttgaagatgaatatTTGGCCGATGAAGACGACTTTTCTTGCCTTGGAATTGACAAAAGAAGCTCAACAAAGCCCACAAAGCCTctagaaaaatttggagTGGTTGCTGTGCCACACTTCATCAGGAGGTTTTCTATTAAAAGGTCGAGTAAGGATAAATCAAATGATATGAAAAGACCATATACTACAAGCAGCTTGGAGTTGCAATTAAGGTCAAATCACTTTATGTTCGCCAAAGAATACCAAGACTTACATAGACAATTATATTACGAAGTTAAACCAAGGACGCAATCAGAATTGGACGCAAGACGTCGAAACTATTCTGAATTAGAATCTCAGATGTGGAAAATTAAACATCGGTTCAATATTCATAGAGGAGCACTGCCTCGTCCACGAACGAATCCGTATGAGCTATTACTGGACCACATTGATGTTTTGAACCGTGGCAACACTGGGGATATTTTGAGATTTACCACTAGTAGATACGGTGGTGTAGATACGTATGATTCCATCTTGAGGGACCAATCCACGATCATGGAACTTTTAGATAAACGGTGTGCCTATTCACCTCCAGTACTGTTCGATAATGAGGCTAAAGAACGTGATCATGATCGCGATTGTTATCAAGATTACAATCACGACCACCGGAGTCattaa
- the IES3 gene encoding Ies3p (Subunit of the INO80 chromatin remodeling complex), which yields MKFEDLLATNKQVQFAHAATQHYKSVKTPDFLEKDPHHKKFHNADGLNQQGSSTPSTATDANAASTASTHTNTTTFKRHIVAVDDISKMNYEMIKNSPGNVITNANQDEIDISTLKTRLYKDNLYAMNDNFLQAVNDQIVTLNAAEQDQETEDPDLSDDEKIDILTKIQENLLEEYQKLSQKERKWFILKELLLDANVELDLFSNRGRKASHPIAFGAVAIPTNVNANSLAFNRTKRRKINKNGLLENIL from the coding sequence ATGAAGTTCGAAGACCTCTTGGCAACCAATAAACAGGTGCAGTTTGCTCATGCAGCTACTCAACATTACAAAAGTGTCAAAACTCCAGATTTCTTGGAGAAAGACCCACAtcacaaaaaatttcataacGCAGATGGCTTGAATCAACAAGGTTCTTCGACCCCATCTACAGCTACCGATGCAAATGCCGCCTCAACTGCTTCCACTCACACAAACACCACGACATTCAAAAGACACATTGTTGCCGTGGATGACATATCGAAAATGAACTATGAAATGATAAAGAATTCTCCAGGGAATGTAATAACGAACGCTAACCAAGATGAGATAGATATAAGCACCCTCAAGACAAGGTTGTACAAGGACAATCTTTACGCTATGAATGACAACTTTTTACAAGCTGTCAATGACCAAATTGTAACATTAAATGCAGCGGAGCAGGACCAAGAAACTGAGGACCCTGACTTAtcagatgatgaaaaaattgatataCTGACCAAAATCCAAGAGAACTTGCTTGAAGAGTACCAAAAACTTTCacagaaagaaagaaagtgGTTTATATTGAAAGAACTACTGTTGGATGCAAATGTAGAACTCGATTTGTTCAGTAATCGTGGCAGGAAGGCAAGCCATCCAATCGCATTCGGAGCAGTAGCCATACCAACGAACGTCAATGCGAATTCACTAGCATTTAACAGAAccaagagaagaaaaattaataagAACGGccttttggaaaacattCTTTAA
- the MLO50 gene encoding Mlo50p (Mitochondrial hypothetical protein), with the protein MVNNIMHEYVPPSQRLFHSRHRITRNDLKEEALHSGTTDWTTILDTTIDKDTNLISYAVPIIDNFAIPRANSQGSPVAPSPNHRSTMYSSSSSSASSVFSDGLFTPNNNRNSSGSSSLVIRPQKNLSVDSLIQENKRKINSEKESLSLIANNNDETLCTHTDPSIQNLIKSETKRNILNLKFQNRNLFRRELKLEKFWSNLRSCHTSGDETDLLLVISKHNLYWFGIPNDFRLPIYKRCLYHYSELDEAGFFSQYANNSLYLAIRKCCNNEEQETLSRSIFINLTKNVTWLNSRFDDNKDNKNSYTVTEGKFYQDFPNLYYHLKDKLKLNVIMDFIKPVIRNFMTNALNKHKLDGIGLELLDILIVTTYYGPNKINAFLMDTFILNLLKQCHYKFFVSNISELVIQISKIDCDLVILLEDLRSRIDLD; encoded by the coding sequence ATGGTTAATAATATCATGCACGAGTACGTACCACCCAGTCAGCGGCTATTCCATAGCAGGCATAGAATAACAAGAAACgatttgaaagaagaggCCCTACATTCCGGGACCACAGATTGGACAACAATTCTGGACACAACAATAGATAAAGATACTAATCTCATTAGTTATGCTGTCCCCATAATAGACAACTTTGCCATTCCTCGAGCAAACTCTCAGGGGAGTCCTGTGGCCCCTTCGCCGAATCACAGATCAACGATGtactcttcttcatcttcttctgcGTCTTCTGTGTTTTCTGATGGTTTGTTTACTCCAAACAACAACAGGAACTCATCAGGATCATCTTCATTAGTCATTAGAccacaaaaaaatttgagtGTAGATTCTTTGATTcaggaaaataaaaggaaaatcaaTAGTGAAAAAGAATCGTTATCATTAATTGCCAATAATAACGATGAAACCTTGTGCACTCATACTGATCCATCCATACAAAACCTCATTAAATCGGAAACAAAGAGGAACATCTTAAatttaaagtttcaaaataGAAACTTATTTCGAAGAGAACtaaaattggaaaagttTTGGAGCAATTTGAGAAGTTGTCATACATCTGGCGATGAGACGGACCTGCTGTTGGTGATAAGTAAGCATAACTTATATTGGTTTGGGATACCGAACGATTTTCGTCTTCCAATATACAAGAGATGTTTATATCACTATAGCGAACTAGACGAAGCCGGATTTTTCAGTCAGTATGCGAACAACTCATTGTATCTAGCAATAAGGAAATGTTGTAACAACGAAGAGCAGGAAACTCTATCCCGGtctattttcatcaatttgaCGAAAAACGTTACCTGGTTGAATAGTCGTTTCGATGACAATAAGGACAACAAGAATTCTTACACGGTTACTGAGGGGAAGTTCTATCAGGACTTTCCTAACTTATACTACCATTTAAAGGACAAGTTGAAATTAAATGTGATAATGGATTTCATCAAGCCTGtaataagaaattttatgaCCAACGCATTGAATAAGCACAAATTAGATGGTATTGGTCTAGAACTTTTAGATATTCTAATAGTGACTACCTATTATGGTCCGAATAAAATCAATGCTTTCTTAATGGATACATTTATCTTAAACTTGCTAAAACAGTGCCATTACAAGTTTTTTGTCAGTAATATCTCTGAGCTGGTTATTcaaatttctaaaatcGATTGTGACTTAGTCATTCTGCTAGAAGATTTAAGGTCACGGATTGATTTAGATTGA
- the NRS1 gene encoding Nrs1p (Nitrogen-responsive activator of Start; nuclear microprotein with transcriptional activator activity; bypasses Start arrest in a cln3 bck2 double mutant when overexpressed; interacts with subunits of the SBF complex (Swi4p-Swi6p); induced by nitrogen limitation and rapamycin with peak abundance at Start; proposed to promote the G1/S transition by rewiring the G1/S transcriptional machinery under poor nitrogen conditions upstream of the Whi5-inhibited form of SBF and independent of Cln3 and Bck2): protein MDMLHNKCSDAIKSTSNSNLSNEVDKQKLQYDDLGNTGFSELFEMESQDNNDSIEDFLFFNINLTQEVEFENQRQYEHTKKTKKHNPFYVPSEVVREMVKKHALNGRI from the coding sequence ATGGATATGCTTCATAATAAATGTAGTGATGCTATCAAAAGCACCTCCAATAGCAATTTGAGTAATGAGGTAgacaaacaaaaattgCAATACGATGACCTCGGGAACACCGGATTTTCTGAACTATTTGAGATGGAATCTCaagataataatgatagCATAGAGgatttcttgttctttaaTATAAATTTAACCCAGGAGGTTGAGTTCGAGAACCAAAGACAATATGAGCACACgaaaaagacaaagaagCATAACCCATTCTATGTACCGTCAGAGGTAGTGCGAGAGATGGTCAAGAAACACGCATTGAATGGCAGAATATAG
- the SPT8 gene encoding SAGA complex subunit SPT8 (Subunit of the SAGA transcriptional regulatory complex; not present in SAGA-like complex SLIK/SALSA; required for SAGA-mediated inhibition at some promoters) translates to MDEVDDILINNQVVDDEEDDEEMLSGLENDSKQDLEGNDDGGEDEEDDDDDDEDDDDDEDEREDDDEQEDDDGEDDAARMDKTATPTNEHQHDEQKAAAAGAGGAGDSGDAVTKIGSEDVKLSDVDGGVGSREASSSTHEASANGEVYEYYKHMLNAAQIADSYNIYPTAAIPIQTHVNALAVSRGLKYLFLGGSDGYIRKYDLLNTLEGKLSLTILQKHSLAESIQNAGILQSYWENEIPQKKSEMKLSANKTDYEPKVSPVHSLEVQSECLFILSGLQNGGITMQGVRYMEGSIAHYFKGRNGHTQIVNILRLNGQEDRFLSGSWDKRLLEWDLQTGDIVNEFKKSRSELSSLEMRPLYSSVDVSGNVNSGKENENADDDMDSLFGDEDEDEKQDAGNEPVETGDGSNGEENKEQISEESLNIVYDESVFMTSGLNGSVHIWDRRMTQSPALSLERGAGVPPWCLSACWGVDGDHVYAGRRNACVEQFDLKMPSKPIHNLKLPSISGPVSCVKAMPNNKHLLCASRDNIRLYNVEIAVDASNSTTKSSKVPFLIVPGHHGGIISNLYLDPTSRFIISTSGNRGWQGNSTDTTLIYDIDLE, encoded by the coding sequence ATGGACGAGGTTGACGATATTCTAATTAACAACCAGGTGGTGGATGACGAGGAGGATGACGAAGAGATGCTGAGTGGGCTGGAAAACGACTCAAAGCAGGACCTCGAGGGGAATGATGACGGtggtgaagatgaagaggatgacgatgatgatgatgaggacgatgatgatgacgaggACGAACGAGAGGACGACGATGAACAGGAGGACGACGATGGTGAGGACGACGCCGCAAGAATGGATAAGACTGCTACACCGACGAATGAGCACCAGCATGATGAGCAAAAggctgctgctgctggtGCTGGCGGTGCAGGCGATAGTGGCGATGCTGTTACTAAGATTGGATCCGAGGATGTGAAATTGAGCGATGTTGATGGAGGAGTGGGGTCCAGGGAAGCATCTTCCTCTACACACGAAGCCTCTGCTAATGGAGAGGTTTATGAGTACTATAAGCACATGTTGAATGCCGCACAGATTGCGGATTCGTACAATATCTACCCCACGGCAGCCATACCCATCCAGACGCACGTCAATGCGTTGGCCGTGTCCAGGGGTCTCAAGTACCTGTTTTTGGGCGGTAGCGATGGATACATAAGGAAGTACGACTTGCTGAACACGCTTGAGGGGAAACTTTCTCTAACTATCCTGCAGAAGCATTCGTTGGCTGAGTCTATTCAGAACGCGGGTATCTTGCAGTCGTACTGGGAAAATGAGATCCCgcagaaaaaatcagaaatGAAACTCTCCGCTAATAAGACAGATTACGAGCCCAAAGTTAGCCCCGTTCATTCTTTGGAAGTCCAAAGCGAATGCCTCTTTATACTGAGCGGGCTACAGAATGGTGGGATTACCATGCAGGGCGTTCGCTACATGGAGGGGAGCATTGCGCACTATTTTAAGGGCAGGAATGGACATACCCAAATCGTTAACATACTGAGATTAAACGGTCAAGAGGACAGGTTTTTGAGTGGTTCCTGGGATAAGCGTCTTTTGGAATGGGATTTGCAGACGGGTGACATAGTTAATGagtttaaaaaatcaaggtCTGAATTGTCATCTTTGGAAATGCGGCCGCTGTACTCGTCCGTGGATGTGTCCGGTAACGTCAACAGTGGTaaagagaatgaaaatgCAGATGACGATATGGATTCTCTGTTTGgtgatgaagacgaagacgaaaagCAAGATGCTGGCAACGAACCCGTCGAGACGGGGGATGGTTCTAATGGTGAAGAGAACAAAGAACAGATATCTGAAGAATCTTTGAACATAGTCTATGATGAATCCGTTTTTATGACCTCAGGGTTGAACGGTTCCGTGCATATTTGGGACCGACGCATGACGCAGTCGCCAGCATTGTCTCTGGAGAGAGGTGCAGGCGTCCCACCGTGGTGTTTGTCCGCATGTTGGGGTGTAGATGGTGATCATGTGTATGCAGGGAGAAGGAATGCCTGTGTGGAGCAGTTTGACTTGAAGATGCCCTCGAAACCTATCCATAATTTGAAACTGCCTTCTATTTCAGGGCCTGTCTCTTGTGTTAAAGCCATGCCTAATAACAAGCATTTACTATGTGCATCGCGGGATAATATCAGATTGTACAACGTTGAAATTGCAGTAGATGCTTCGAATTCGACTACAAAGAGTTCTAAAGTGCCGTTCCTCATCGTGCCGGGCCATCACGGTGGTATTATATCAAACTTATACCTCGACCCCACTTCAAGATTTATAATAAGCACAAGTGGCAACAGAGGCTGGCAGGGGAATTCTACGGACACGACCCTTATTTACGATATAGACTTAGAATAG